One Aegilops tauschii subsp. strangulata cultivar AL8/78 chromosome 7, Aet v6.0, whole genome shotgun sequence genomic window carries:
- the LOC120961801 gene encoding serrate RNA effector molecule isoform X2, which translates to MSYKQFMQELEDDVSPVEAQSRYEEYKSEYITTQKKAYFDLHKNDDWLRNKYHPTNLESVMKRRNELARATANEFFQDLQSGNFDTGPGLTSSAANKSGNNDVNVNGKKGKLGKDPDDLYYSAPKAHPVSSEPRRISIDIEQAQALICKLDSEKGIENNVLSSSDDDKAGSGSHGSMGPIVIIRGASTVKGLEGVELLDTLVTYLWRIHGVDYYGMSETNEPKGLRHVKADSRTYDGPSSNTAEWEEKLDSFWQDRIQGQDPLEILKAKDKIDAAASEVLDPHVRKIRDEKYGWKYGCGAKGCTKLFHASEFVTKHLKLKHTDFVVELTSKVREDIYFENYMNDPKAPGGTPIMQQSAPREKGRQRPPIESRLRDERGRRFDRNIDSSNPDGSSENPDDPMYDSYGDPAVHGAFPPDVPAPPMLMPVPGAGPLGPFIPAPPEVAMRMLREQGGPPPFEPNAGPRPRKAGRAGGPPMGGPSPILNAPLPIMHDPRMQDPRMQDPRKIRSYQDLDAPGDEVTVLDYRSL; encoded by the exons ATGTCTTACAAGCAGTTCATGCAGGAGCTTGAAGATGACGTTTCGCCTGTTGAAGCTCAAAGCAG ATATGAGGAGTACAAGTCAGAGTACATCACAACTCAGAAGAAAGCTTACTTTGACCTTCATAAGAATGACGATTG GTTGAGAAACAAGTACCATCCTACTAACCTTGAATCTGTTATGAAAAG ACGGAACGAACTTGCGAGAGCTACTGCAAATGAATTCTTCCAAGATTTGCAGAGCGGAAATTTTGACAC CGGTCCAGGATTAACGAGTTCGGCAGCGAACAAATCTGGAAATAATGATGTGAATGTAAATGGAAAAAAGGGGAAACTTGGAAAGGACCCTGATGATTTATATTATTCTGCTCCCAAGGCTCATCCAGTCAGTTCTGAGCCTCGGCGAATTAGCATTGACATTGAACAAGCTCAAGCTCTCATCTGTAAACTTGATTCTGAGAAGGGTATTGAGAATAATGTTCTATCTAGTAGTGATGATGACAAAGCAGGCAGCGGATCACATGGTTCAATGGGCCCAATTGTAATAATACGGGGTGCATCTACTGTGAAGGGTCTTGAAGGTGTTGAGTTGCTGGACACTCTTGTCACTTATTTGTGGCGTATCCATGGTGTGGATTATTATGGCATGTCTGAGACAAATGAGCCAAAAGGTCTAAGGCATGTGAAAGCAGACTCAAGGACATATGATGGGCCTAGCTCAAATACAGCTGAATGGGAGGAGAAACTTGATTCATTCTGGCAAGACAGGATTCAAGGTCAGGATCCATTAGAAATATTGAAAGCAAAGGACAAGATTGATGCAGCTGCTAGTGAAGTGTTGGATCCACATGTCAGGAAAATAAGGGATGAGAAGTATGGATGGAAATATGGCTGTGGAGCTAAGGGGTGCACAAAGCTTTTCCATGCTTCTGAGTTCGTCACGAAGCATCTCAAACTCAAGCATACTGATTTTGTGGTGGAGCTGACTTCAAAAGTGAGAGAGGATATTTATTTTGAGAACTACATGAA TGATCCCAAGGCGCCTGGGGGAACACCGATCATGCAACAATCTGCTCCA AGGGAAAAGGGCAGACAGCGGCCACCGATTGAGAGTCGGCTGAGAGATGAACGTGGCCGTAGATTTGACAGAAATATTGATTCATCAAACCCTGATGGATCCAGTGAAAACCCTGATGATCCAATGTATGATTCTTATGGTGATCCGGCTGTACATGGTGCCTTTCCTCCAGATGTTCCAGCTCCTCCAATGCTGATGCCTGTGCCTGGTGCTGG CCCACTTGGGCCGTTTATTCCTGCACCACCGGAAGTTGCAATGCGTATGTTGAGGGAGCAGGGTGGGCCACCACCTTTCGAGCCGAATGCTGGTCCACGTCCTAGGAAAGCAGGAAGGGCTGGTGGTCCCCCAATGGGTGGTCCATCACCAATCCTTAATGCTCCACTTCCTATAATGCATGATCCACGTATGCAAGATCCACGCATGCAAGATCCCCGTAAAATACGAAG CTATCAAGATCTGGACGCTCCTGGAGATGAAGTGACAGTTTTGGACTACCGGAGCCTGTAG
- the LOC120961801 gene encoding serrate RNA effector molecule isoform X1 produces MAEVADAPRRAAPGASSSPPPPPSSAGGSGDRKRGRSSPVLPPPPPGPPPPAAQNKRHRTEGGGFDRRRLGGGQDDRRFGNDHGGQGRHNNRAPDWHDSGRGGWNEGSGNSRREGLMSYKQFMQELEDDVSPVEAQSRYEEYKSEYITTQKKAYFDLHKNDDWLRNKYHPTNLESVMKRRNELARATANEFFQDLQSGNFDTGPGLTSSAANKSGNNDVNVNGKKGKLGKDPDDLYYSAPKAHPVSSEPRRISIDIEQAQALICKLDSEKGIENNVLSSSDDDKAGSGSHGSMGPIVIIRGASTVKGLEGVELLDTLVTYLWRIHGVDYYGMSETNEPKGLRHVKADSRTYDGPSSNTAEWEEKLDSFWQDRIQGQDPLEILKAKDKIDAAASEVLDPHVRKIRDEKYGWKYGCGAKGCTKLFHASEFVTKHLKLKHTDFVVELTSKVREDIYFENYMNDPKAPGGTPIMQQSAPREKGRQRPPIESRLRDERGRRFDRNIDSSNPDGSSENPDDPMYDSYGDPAVHGAFPPDVPAPPMLMPVPGAGPLGPFIPAPPEVAMRMLREQGGPPPFEPNAGPRPRKAGRAGGPPMGGPSPILNAPLPIMHDPRMQDPRMQDPRKIRSYQDLDAPGDEVTVLDYRSL; encoded by the exons atGGCCGAGGTCGCCGATGCGCCCCGCCGCGCGGCGCCTGGGGCCTCCTcctccccaccccctcccccctcctccgcCGGCGGCAGCGGCGACCGCAAGCGTGGCCGCTCCTCGCCCGTGCTCCCGCCGCCTCCCCCCGGCCCCCCTCCGCCGGCGGCGCAAAACAAGCGGCACCGGACAGAAGGAGGTGGGTTCGACCGGCGCCGTCTTGGTGGCGGGCAGGACGACAGGAG GTTTGGGAATGATCATGGTGGCCAAGGTCGACACAACAATCGTGCACCAG ATTGGCATGATTCTGGACGTGGTGGATGGAATGAAGGATCAGGGAACTCCCGTAG GGAAGGTCTGATGTCTTACAAGCAGTTCATGCAGGAGCTTGAAGATGACGTTTCGCCTGTTGAAGCTCAAAGCAG ATATGAGGAGTACAAGTCAGAGTACATCACAACTCAGAAGAAAGCTTACTTTGACCTTCATAAGAATGACGATTG GTTGAGAAACAAGTACCATCCTACTAACCTTGAATCTGTTATGAAAAG ACGGAACGAACTTGCGAGAGCTACTGCAAATGAATTCTTCCAAGATTTGCAGAGCGGAAATTTTGACAC CGGTCCAGGATTAACGAGTTCGGCAGCGAACAAATCTGGAAATAATGATGTGAATGTAAATGGAAAAAAGGGGAAACTTGGAAAGGACCCTGATGATTTATATTATTCTGCTCCCAAGGCTCATCCAGTCAGTTCTGAGCCTCGGCGAATTAGCATTGACATTGAACAAGCTCAAGCTCTCATCTGTAAACTTGATTCTGAGAAGGGTATTGAGAATAATGTTCTATCTAGTAGTGATGATGACAAAGCAGGCAGCGGATCACATGGTTCAATGGGCCCAATTGTAATAATACGGGGTGCATCTACTGTGAAGGGTCTTGAAGGTGTTGAGTTGCTGGACACTCTTGTCACTTATTTGTGGCGTATCCATGGTGTGGATTATTATGGCATGTCTGAGACAAATGAGCCAAAAGGTCTAAGGCATGTGAAAGCAGACTCAAGGACATATGATGGGCCTAGCTCAAATACAGCTGAATGGGAGGAGAAACTTGATTCATTCTGGCAAGACAGGATTCAAGGTCAGGATCCATTAGAAATATTGAAAGCAAAGGACAAGATTGATGCAGCTGCTAGTGAAGTGTTGGATCCACATGTCAGGAAAATAAGGGATGAGAAGTATGGATGGAAATATGGCTGTGGAGCTAAGGGGTGCACAAAGCTTTTCCATGCTTCTGAGTTCGTCACGAAGCATCTCAAACTCAAGCATACTGATTTTGTGGTGGAGCTGACTTCAAAAGTGAGAGAGGATATTTATTTTGAGAACTACATGAA TGATCCCAAGGCGCCTGGGGGAACACCGATCATGCAACAATCTGCTCCA AGGGAAAAGGGCAGACAGCGGCCACCGATTGAGAGTCGGCTGAGAGATGAACGTGGCCGTAGATTTGACAGAAATATTGATTCATCAAACCCTGATGGATCCAGTGAAAACCCTGATGATCCAATGTATGATTCTTATGGTGATCCGGCTGTACATGGTGCCTTTCCTCCAGATGTTCCAGCTCCTCCAATGCTGATGCCTGTGCCTGGTGCTGG CCCACTTGGGCCGTTTATTCCTGCACCACCGGAAGTTGCAATGCGTATGTTGAGGGAGCAGGGTGGGCCACCACCTTTCGAGCCGAATGCTGGTCCACGTCCTAGGAAAGCAGGAAGGGCTGGTGGTCCCCCAATGGGTGGTCCATCACCAATCCTTAATGCTCCACTTCCTATAATGCATGATCCACGTATGCAAGATCCACGCATGCAAGATCCCCGTAAAATACGAAG CTATCAAGATCTGGACGCTCCTGGAGATGAAGTGACAGTTTTGGACTACCGGAGCCTGTAG